In Penaeus vannamei isolate JL-2024 chromosome 4, ASM4276789v1, whole genome shotgun sequence, a single window of DNA contains:
- the LOC138861014 gene encoding pro-resilin-like: MFFKVSVLVALAVAVAARPEIPSYSPPSPSYNAPAHPSPSYSAPIYNDVPAQYNTQYAVSDEYSGNNFGHQEDRDGYKTQGTYYVQLPDGRLQKVTYYVDGESGFVAEVTYEGEAQYPAYEPSTSYQPAPAY; encoded by the exons ATGTTCTTTAAG GTATCTGTGTTAGTGGCGCTCGCAGTGGCCGTCGCAGCCAGACCCGAgattccttcctactctcctcccagCCCATCCTACAACGCTCCcgcccatccttctccttcttatagtGCTCCCATCTACAACGAT gTTCCAGCCCAGTACAACACCCAGTATGCCGTGAGCGACGAATACTCAGGTAACAACTTTGGGCATCAAGAGgaccgcgacggctacaagacccAGGGAAcgtactacgtgcagctccccgacggccgtctgcagaaggtcacctactaCGTCGACGGCGAGTCCGGCTTCGTGGCAGAGGTCACCTACGAAGGGGAAGCTCAGTACCCAGCTTATGAACCATCTACCTCGTACCAACCCGCCCCAGCTTACTAa